AACAGGCCTCTTGATAAGTCTTTACTTTTATGTATTTCACCTTAAAAGGAAGTAAGGTTTCATCAAGAATATAAATAGTATCTTTTTTTAACTGAATTGGCCAAAATAAAGGTGAATAATTCATAGTTTTTTCCTATATTCAGAAAGTATCTTTAAGGTGACTTCGCCGGGGACGCCTTTTCCTATTTTTTTATCCTCGACCTCAACTAAAGGCATCACCTCCATGAGGCTGCTAGTAACAAAAGCTTCCTCAGAAGCATGAATATCCTCTACTCTAAATTCTTTTTCTTTTAAGATTAAGCCGAGTTCTTTAACTATATCAATAACTACTCTTCTGGTGATCCCATCGAATGCTCCATCTTCTAATCTAGGAGTGAAAACCTCTTTATCTTTAACCAAAAATAAATTACTTCTTGAACCGCCAGCTAAAAAACACTTAGGATTTATGACTAAGGCTTCCTCTTTGCCCTTACGTTGAGCCTCTAGCCAAGAAATCCTATTTCTTAAGTAACTTATACTCTTTAACTTGGAAAGCAAATCCTTACCACATCTCCTATGGGAAGAAACTATTGCCGAAAAACCCTTCTCATAAACCTCGGAACTATAATAGCCAAATTTATCTACATAAAGCAATACGCCAACCCCTTTTCGCTTCTTATAAACAGTTATCCGAATGTAAGCATCTTCTAATTCATTCTCTTTAAGCAAAGACTTGATTTCTGTTTCCCAATCCTTTCCTACACTTTCAATTCCGATTAAATCCAACCCTTGGTTTAATCTTGTAATGTGCTTTTTTAGAAAAGGAATATTTCCTCGATAGGCTCTGAACGGCTCAAAAAGCCCCCAGCCGAATAAAAACCCTGGCTCGAAAATTTCTGCTACCTGGGATTTGTCAACTATGTTTCCGTTACAATAGACCTTCATTAACCAAATATATTAAAAAAATTCTTATGGGTAATTTTTTCCTTTACCTTGCCCCCAAGCGAATCTAACATTTTCAAACTATTGTTAACATCTCCACAAACCGGATAGTCCGAACCCCAAAGAAGTCTATCTTGACCAAACAAATCAATAGCTAGTTCAATATTCTTTAAAGATCCCCCGGAAGTGTCAACATAAACATTTTTTAGAATCTCACTCGGTGACTTTCCTAAATCTTTAACAATTTCTCTTTTTCTAAGCATTGCATAGACCCGATCAAATCTATCTTTTAAAAAAGGTACAACCCCGCCTAAAGATGAAAAGATAAAATTCAACTTATACTTTTCTAAAATACCTTCAACCATCAATAAACCAAGGAATATTGAAGCATCAAAGCTATACTCTAATACCGGCATAAGCAAGGGATCTTTCACCCTTTCAAAACCAATCGGATTGATTGTCTGAGGATGCACGAAAATAGGCAAGTTGTTACTTTCAGCTGCCTCAAATAGAGGCTCAAGCTCTTTAACCAAAAATTTACCGTTGTGGCTTGAGGCAATGCTAATCGCTCCAAAACCTCGCTGCTTTAACTCCTCAACCTGAAAAGCAACTGTTGCTAAACTTTCCGTATCAACAATGCCAGCACCAATAATTTTAGAATTTTCCTTAGTGATTTCCTCAAGGGCAGAGTTATAAATATCACAAACTCTTGCGAAAACTTCTAATTTTAAATGAGCGTCAGTTGATGGATAGCAAAGAAGCGCTTTTTCTATATTATGTTTATCAAGATAAGCAAAAAGCGCATCCCGATCAGTCCAAACACCTTTATAAAAAGCTGTGTAAGCTGATAGCTTTTCAGGGATAAAATGAATATGAGAATCACACAAGATACTCAAATATGTTTTTCTCCTTTAACTGCACCTTCTTCCCACTTAGCTACGCCCTGCATAACATCCTGAAAGCATAGCTTAGCTAAAGGGTCAAAATCAGAAGTCATAATTCTCTGAATTCTTCCTGGTTTTGAGAAAAACTCTCGCATCGACCAGGCCCCAAGCCTTCCTAAATCTTCAATTGTCAAATGGTCAGTCGGTATTACCGGATGTAAAAAATCCCATTTACGAAAATCAATCTTTCGTGGATCAAACCACCCTTTCTTTAAGCCAATTCTCCACATTGGTGAATTCGGAGCCGGTGTTACATAACCAACCCAAAGAATATCCGGATCAACAGTGTCAGTAAACTCATGTCTTTGTTTAACGATCTGTTCAGTGTCATGATCAAAGCCAATCATAATGTCCGCAACCACAGCTACATCCTGAGCTCGCAAGATATCGATTGTTTTTTTAATATGTTCAATGGTTACCCCTTTAGCAATTTTCTTTAACTCTTCCGGAGTAGTTACCTCTATTCCAAAAACTCCCATAAACAGACCAGTTTCTTTCATTAACGGTAAGATCTTTTCACAATTTACCCAGTCAATAGCTCTCCCTAAAGAAACCCACTTTATCGGATTTCCTTTTTCCTTCTTTAAATTACAGAACTTCTCCACTCGATCAGCATCAACATTAAAGTTATCATCCTGAATTACCACGACTTTAGTCCCAAACTTATGATGCAATAACTCTAGTTCCTCAATTACCCGCTCAGGCGATTTAGCTCTCCAGGTTAAAAAATCATTAGGTGAGCGAGGATCGTACTGGTTCCACTCATAACAAAAGGTACAGGCTGAAGGACAACCTCGAGAGGTTATCATTTCAACAAATGGTTTCCAATGAGTATGACCAACGTATTTATCCATCGGAAACAAATCATAGGCTGGCAAAGGTAAACTGTCTAAATCAGTCATTAACGGTCGGTGTGGCCCCATCTGAGGCTTGCCATCGATCCTTGACGCTGTTCCAGCTACATCTTTAGTTGAAGTACCAGCTTCAATTGTTTGAACCAAATCAAGAAAACCTTCTTCCTCAGCCATAACTACATGATCAATAGCCGGATTGTCTTCTAAGGTTTCAATCGGAGTTGCTGAATACCAAAGACCACCAACAACAACTTTAACATTCGGTAAAACCTGTTTTATCTTAGCGGCGGCTTGATTAAAATGCCAAACAACTCCAAAGCCAACCGCACAATGAATCATATCACCGAGTAAAACTAAGTCAGGATTAATATCTTTTACCTTTTCTCCCAACTGATCTAAAGCGATACCTAAAACTGTACAATCAAGCACCTGTAAATCATTATAGCCATGTTCGCGGATATAGGCTGCCCATTGAGCATATAGTTGATTAGGAGCAAAATGCTCTCCATGAGTTGCCCAAGCGCCTACTTTTGGTGATACAAATAAAATTTTCATCTCTTTAATCCTCCTTATTTATCTTCTGGGTGATCTTGTTTAAAAGGAATTACTGGCTTTGTCCAAGGAGTTTGCTGGTTAATAACTGCTATCTCCAAAGGACAGACATTTTTATCCTGTTTCAAAGCAAAAATAACAGTATTAGCTACTGCTTCTGGCTCCATTAATCTATCTTCAGCTATATCCTTTAACTTCCCAGTTAAAGGGGTTCTGGTAACTCCCGGGAAAATTGAAGTAACTTTAATTCCGAAATCACGCATCTCCCAAAAAAGCCCTTTAGCGAAAGCTCTGAGAGCTACTTTAAGCGAAGTGTAAACAATAAAATTACGCGGTGGGGGATCAACCATAACCGAACCGCTAGTTATATTAACAATATTTCCTCCACCTTGATCTTTCATCGGACCAACGACTAACCGAGCAAGCATAACGTAACTAAAATAATTAGTATACATTATCTTTTCGATATCTTCAATTGGCTGATTCCAAAAAGGATGCTGGCTGGACACACCGGCTCCGTTAACTAGACAATCAACTCGGTTAAACTTAGATAAAGTCTCATTGACTAAATTCTCTAAATCAGCTTGTTTAGTAACGTCACACCTTAAGCATAAAACTTTATCCGGATTCGGCAAAGTTTTTTTAAACTCTTCCAAAACTTCTAGCCTTCTTGCCGCTAAGACTAAAGTCAAACCTTCTTTGGCCAGACTTTCAACGATAACCTTACCAATCCCGCCGGAAGCCCCGGTAACAATACAAACTTTTCCTGTTAAATCAGACATAACGCTCCTTTCTTAATGAGACTGCCCTTTTAAGGTCTTAGTCGAATTATCCAATAATCTATTCATAAAGAATCCTAGAAAAAATAAAATTATAGTCATGATGAAAAATAAAATTTTAAAACCAATGATTGAACTTGCTAACAAGCTACCAAAAAAAGCCCCTAGGCCACCAAAGCCTAGTCTTAAAGAACTATTTAAACTAGAAGCATCTCTTAAAATTTTATCCGGCAAATGAGCCAAGTATGCCGACAACCCGGTATGTGAAAGAGCCCAGCCAGCGCCCCAAAAAACAATGGTTAAAATTATTAACTGATATTGCCAACTGAACAATAAAATAGCAGTAAATACACTCATCGATATATATCCTATACGAGTAATTTTAATATTCCCAAAAGTAGAGCTCAAAAACCCACCTAAAAACCTAATAACTATCGCGCAAACTGTTGAAATAGTAAAAATCGAACTTATCGCAACTTGCCTTAAAGCAAAACGTTCACTCAAATAGACTCCCAAATTTTGTTGTAGACCATGGAATAAAAAACTGCCCAGGCCAACTGCTAAGAAAAGACGCAAAGCTTGCTTGTCTTTAAAAGTCTCAAAATAGCTTATCTTGAACTTTTCCCCTCTAAAATCAAAATCCTCTAAATAAAGTAAAATCAAAATGAAAATAAAAAAACAAAGAACTACCGGGGTTAAATAAATCGCCCGCCAAGGTAAAAAACCGCTCAAGAAAACTCCCAAGCAAGCTGAAACCGTAGAAAGAGCAAAAAATGTCCCTAAGTGCTTAGCCTTTTTGTCTGAATCTACGGCCTTCCCAATCGTAATAAAAGCTAGAGGTACGAAACCTGAACCAAAACAACCCATCATAAATCGAAACAAAAATGCCTGGTTTATACTCTGGGAAACACTAAAAAGCAAAGTCGAAACACTAAAGCCTATGATTGATATAAGCAAAAGATTTTTTACAGTAACGCTTCTCGATAGAGGCCCCCAGAAAAAAGCAAAGATGCCATAAGGAAGCATATAAATCCAGGTAAGCCGGACAGCTATGTTTTTAGCAACCCCAAAATATTCAGCAATCGTTGGAACCAAAGCTGCTGTAGCTGATAAGCTAAAAGCAATAGCAATAAAAATCAAACAAAAAATTAAAAAACTTCCTTTAGGCATTATTCCTTCTCAATTATCTCCTTAAATATCTTCATATTTGAAAGAGAATGATCATTGATCATTTTTTCAGCTTGCTCATCATTAAATTTTGCGCCAGCAGCCATTTTAAAATCTTGGATCCAAGTCATCTCAGTCCCACCTTCAACCTCACGATACAACCAAATAATCTTCATAAATTCAAACGGGGCCATTGGCTCAACCCGAGATGCATAAGCAAATTTATCTTCTTTAAATAAAAGTCGGTAAGACTCCCAACTGCGGCCATTTTCATGGGTAAGCTTAAAAACTATCTTGTTTCCGGAAGTTTCTAAAACATCGCTTTCAACATATTCCTTAAAAAACTCTTTCCAACGTGAAATATCATTGCTCATATCAAAAACCTTATCGTAAGTTGCCTTAATCACTACTGAATTTCTAGTGTGTGCCATTTTTTCTACCTCCTTTCAATGAGACTTAGTCTTTTTCTTCGCCTTCGGTTTGAAAAAGACTGTAGTCGAATTGATCCCGCCGAGCCTCGGGTAAATTTACGAAGGAAATTTACCCGATATCCGGGCGAGGCGGGATTACCTATATTAATTATCAACCATAGCTACCACTCTCGCCCAGGCAGCTCCGGTTTTTCTTATTCTAACTGGAAAACAAATTACTTTGAAACCAAAATCAGGTAACTTATCTAAATTGGCTAATCTTTCTATATGAATGAATTCACGTTTTCTTCCATAAAAATGGGTTGGCCAAAGCTTCTTTGGATCTTTTAACTCTTGAAACTCTTTAATCATAAACTTATAAGGCCGATCAATACCCATAGTATCAACACCGAAAATATTCACTTGCCTTTCAAGCAAATAGTCAATAACCGATACATCTATCCCGGGATAATCAGAAAAATACTCTTTTTTGCCAAACAACTTATCCGAACCAGTATGCAATAAAACAATATCTAAAGGTTTTAATGAATAGTTAATCTTTTTTAGGCCGGCGTCTATATCTTGAGCAGTAATAACCTCTTCTGGTTTCTTATGCGTTAAATCGATTTTTACTCCCTGCTGGTAACACCAGTCTAAAGGTATTTCATCGGCAGTTTTTGAAGGGCGCCCCTGGGACTTACTACCATAATGATAAGAATAATCGAGATGTGTCCCACTGTGGACCGATGAATAAACCATCTCTAAAGATAAAAACTCTTCATCGGGCAAGTCTTCTTTTTTAATCATTCGCTCACCCTGTTCATAGCGAGCTTTACTTTCCGAATCACGCGACATCAAAACCTTATTTAACTTCTCAACCCCTTCACTGTGAGAAGTGCGCTCAATTCTTAAAGGATGTACTTCAAAGGCTTGGTCATCTATCGGCAGGCTCAAATCAACTATTTTCATATGTCTGTTATTTGCTTACTGCTTTTTTTTAGAAATTGTTTCGGTTATCTCTAAGGGAGTGGAAAACTTTGTAACCTCATCGGCCTCAAGATTAACTTGAAAGTTTTTCTTTAAGGCCACTACCAATTCCACTACTTCGGTTGAATCTACACCGATCGAATCATACATTTTCTGATCTTCTTTTAATTCCTCTTTACCAATATCTAATGTTTTACAAATAAGCTCAATTACCTCTTCTTTTAGCGCCATATTTACCTCCTCAATTTATTCTTTCTCAATTGCTAAAACAACATTTATTCCGCCACGACCTCTGGCCAAGATAAGAGCTTTCTTAACCTCAGCTTCCCTAGATTTATTCGGAGTATAATCTAAATCGCAGCAAGGATCTTTCATTTCATAGTTAATGGTCGGTAGGATGGTTGAACTTTTCATCGAAAAAAGTGTCGAAATTAAATCTAAAGCTGTTTGAGCGCCCAATAAATTGCCATACATACTTTTAGGAGCACTTAAAGCAATATCTTTTATCCTTGTGCCGAATACATTCTTTAAGCTTCTGGTTTCAAGATAATCACCAAGTTCAGAAGCCTCAGCGTCTAAGCAAATATAATCAACCGCATCTTTTTTCCAACCAGCATCTTTGAGACATTCTTCTATCGCATACTCAAAATTACTTGAGTCGGGCCGGTAGCGTGAATAATGGTATCCATCAGAAGAAAACCCGATACCTTTTATAAACCCATACACCGGTACCCCTCTTTTTTTGGCTTGTGATTCCCTCTCTAGAAGCACAGTGCCTGATCCTTCGGCAATTACAAAACCGTCTCGATATAAATCGTAAGGTCGGTAGGCTTTTTTAAAGTTAAGGTTATTCTTTGATAAACCACCCCGAGAATTAGCACATAAAAGTGCGTAGGGGCTAATCGGGGCTTCCATACCCCCAGCTACAACATAATCGTTTTTACCTTGGGCTACGGTTTTTGCCCCATACCACAAAGCTAAGGCTGATGAAGCCTTGTCAGCGACTATGGTCTTACTATACCCTTTAAATCCGTAATAAATAGTAACTTGTCCTTGAGGGGCTGCCGGAAACCAGGCACTAGCCATATAAGGCGAAATACCTTCTCTTCCTTCAATATACATATCACGTAATTCGGTTTCAGCAAAAAGCCAGCCACCTAAAGCATTACCCATAAAAACGCCAACTTTATTTTTATCAATATTATCTAAATCAATTTTTGAATCTTTAAGTGCCTGCTCACAAGAAACAAGAGCCATATGAGAAAAAACATCGATCTTTTTTACTAAGCGACCGGAAAGATGAGTATAGTGATCAAGCTCATGAACTTGACCGGCAATTCGTGAAGGATAACCGGAAGAATCAAAACGGTTTACTTCATCGATAAACGATCCGCCTCGCTTAAGGTTAGCCCAAAAAGTTTCTTTCTTCAATCCACAAGGTGAAACTACACCAATACCAGTTATTGCTATTCTTTCCATTATTTAAGCCTCCCACCGTTTGAATACAATTGATGAATGTATTCCTGAAAATCCACTGCTTGTTTTTAATATGTAATTAGGCATAAGTTTTCGTTTTTTATTAGGAATATAGTCTAGATCGCACTTTGGATCTTGTTCTTCCTGATTAATGGTTGGCGGGAGATAACCACCTTTAAAAATCATACAGCAAAGTACAGCTTCAGCAGCATTAGCTGCAGCTAAAGGATGACCAATCATTGACTTTATCGAACTAATCGGAATTTTATAAGCTAAGTCACCAAAAACTTGCTTATAGGCATCCGTCTCAAAAGTATCGTTCTGCCTGGTGCTTGAACCGTGGGCATTAATATAACCTATCTCTTCCTTCTTAATCCCTGCCTCTTTAATTGCCTCCTCCATACAGCGAGCCATTGGCTCACCGCTAGCCGGTAGATCAGTCATATGATAAGCATTGCAACTTGTGCCATAACCTAAAACTTCCGCATAAATTGGAGCCCCGCGCTTTTTAGCATGCTCAAGCTCCTCCATAATTACAATTCCCGCTGCCTCAGAAATTACAAAGCCATTTCGCTTATTATCAAAAGGACGCGAGGCCTTATGTGGCTCATCATTATTTTTAGCTAAAACATTTACCACGTCAAAAGCACCAAAGGTAATCGGAGTAACCGGAGCCTCACTTGCCCCGGCAATAATAAATTCCTGCCTGCCCTCACGAATAAGCTCATAGGCAAAGCCTATCGAATCGCTTCCTGCGGTACAACCAGTTGAAACCGTACAGTTCATACCTTGAGTTCCATAAACTGCTCCCACCTCAGCGCTGGGACTATTAAACATAGCTGCATCATAAAGATAAGGTCGACCTTTTCTTGGATCAATTGGTTTTTTACCCCACTCGGTAACTAATAAAAACTCCTCTTCCATGAAGCGGGTTCCGCAAATTGCATTAGCTAAAACTACACCACAGCGACGGCGGTCAACGCTTTCAAAGTCAATTTTTGAATCGCTAACTGCCTGTTTAGCCGCGGCAACTGCAAATTGAACATACCTATCCATACGCTTATGCTCAGCGATTCCATAGTTCAAAGGATCGAACCCTAAAACCTGAGAAGCAATCTTTGAAACAAAAATACTAACATCAAAATTTTCAACTAGCTCAACGGAAGACCTACCTTCAATAAGGTTATTATAAAACTCATGTTTATCTTCGCCAGCTCCCGAAATTATCCCAACTCCAGTAATAACTACTCTTCTCATTATTTAATACTCCTTAATCTTTTCGGGTAATCTTAAAAATAATATTTCCACCATCAGGACAAGTTACTGTATCAATAGAATTATGATCCTTCATGAAGAAAAATTTAGCTCCAAAATTAAGAGCAAAAAGAGCCGGAAAGGCGACATGCCAGGCTGCCCCACAAAATCCATCAATACACTTTAAACCTTTTACCTGCCACTTATCACCCAGCTTATATTTATAAGAACATTTACCTTTAGCTTTAACAACTTCAATCTCCATGTTTTTAGGATTAGGTCCTTTGTGGTTAGGGTCTTTAGGAATAAATTTAACTTTGTCATTCTTGTCTAATAGCTCAACTAAAAATTCGGCCTTTCCACCATCAGGGCAAGTAACTTTTAGAGATTTCTGATTATCCATAAAGCCAAACCGGGCGCCAAAACTTAGAGCATAAGCAACCGGAAAAAGTGCATGGGCTAAACCTAAACAAAAATGTTTAGGCGGATGGGTAAAATCTCCCAAAATAAACTCATCGTTAACTTCGTAACCATGATAACACTCTCCATAAACTCCAATACAAGTTAACTTCAACCTAGGAAAAGGAGTATTGATATCGGCACAGTTAGCCTTGCAATATTCATCTTTACAATTTTTCATATGATTTTAGCTCCTTAATAAATCTATCCTTTTTTAAGAATTAATCGAATTTATTTCTCTCAACAACTCTTCTTTAGATAAAAATCTACCAGTCTCCTCTAAATTATGCACTAGCTCAACTATTTTTTGATTAAGCTTAGCCGGCTCACAGTTAGCTATAGCCTGATGTATGATTTCTCCGTTAATATAGTCAATTTCTGATTTTTTCCCACGCTTTATGGATTGTAAAATTGAACCATATAAAGGTTCTTTGCTTAAATTAGTCATAATTTTTGAGAATAGACCAGCTGCTTCATCTAAAGGCATCTTAACTAAGCCTTCAATTCTCTCCTTGGGATAAGTTAAAAGACTGGCTAATTCTATATTAGCCTTGGTTATAATTTCATAGGCTTCTTTGTTCAGCTTAATTGCCAAGCGGGCTAAGTCTATATCAACAAATGCCTCCTGCATCGAAACTCCCAGAATAGCCGGAATGCAATTATTTAAATTTACAAATAACTTAAGATACTTAGCACCTTTTATATTATCTGAACTAACTACGTTGAAGGCTGGTTTAAGTAGATTAACGACTTCTTCGTATTTTTCTACTTTAGTATTATATATATTTCCTAATACGAGTTCACCTTCAAAATTATGGATAACCTTATCCGGTGAGTAAAAAGTTGCCCCAAACATAACAATCCCGCTCAGTATTTTATTTTCGGGGATAAAACTATTAACAATATGATCGGCCTGTATTCCATTTTGAGTAGTTAGAGCTAAAGAATTTTTCAAAAATTCAAAATTGTCGTTGATAATTGCTTCAAGATCATTAACCTTGGTTGCAAAAATGGCTAAGTCTACCCTTTCAGTTAACTTTGTATCAACCTTAACTTCTTGCTTATGACTACCGCGGACACCCTCTAAGCTCAGGCCTTCTTTTAGTAATAAACCTTTCTGATGATCACGAACAACGCCGACTACATCATGGCCATCTTTAGCAAGATAACCTAAAAATAATCCGCCAATTGCTCCGCAACCTAATACTGCTATTTTCATAAATTTATTCTACTCTTTTATATATTTCGAATATTCAATGCCCTGCTGGCTAAAAAGTCTTTTCATCATATCTTTAAAGGCCGGGGGCACTTCTTTAAAAAAAGCGATAACCACATCTTGGTC
Above is a genomic segment from Candidatus Omnitrophota bacterium containing:
- a CDS encoding TIGR04076 family protein, with the protein product MKNCKDEYCKANCADINTPFPRLKLTCIGVYGECYHGYEVNDEFILGDFTHPPKHFCLGLAHALFPVAYALSFGARFGFMDNQKSLKVTCPDGGKAEFLVELLDKNDKVKFIPKDPNHKGPNPKNMEIEVVKAKGKCSYKYKLGDKWQVKGLKCIDGFCGAAWHVAFPALFALNFGAKFFFMKDHNSIDTVTCPDGGNIIFKITRKD
- a CDS encoding aminotransferase class IV, whose protein sequence is MKVYCNGNIVDKSQVAEIFEPGFLFGWGLFEPFRAYRGNIPFLKKHITRLNQGLDLIGIESVGKDWETEIKSLLKENELEDAYIRITVYKKRKGVGVLLYVDKFGYYSSEVYEKGFSAIVSSHRRCGKDLLSKLKSISYLRNRISWLEAQRKGKEEALVINPKCFLAGGSRSNLFLVKDKEVFTPRLEDGAFDGITRRVVIDIVKELGLILKEKEFRVEDIHASEEAFVTSSLMEVMPLVEVEDKKIGKGVPGEVTLKILSEYRKKL
- a CDS encoding SDR family oxidoreductase, whose protein sequence is MSDLTGKVCIVTGASGGIGKVIVESLAKEGLTLVLAARRLEVLEEFKKTLPNPDKVLCLRCDVTKQADLENLVNETLSKFNRVDCLVNGAGVSSQHPFWNQPIEDIEKIMYTNYFSYVMLARLVVGPMKDQGGGNIVNITSGSVMVDPPPRNFIVYTSLKVALRAFAKGLFWEMRDFGIKVTSIFPGVTRTPLTGKLKDIAEDRLMEPEAVANTVIFALKQDKNVCPLEIAVINQQTPWTKPVIPFKQDHPEDK
- a CDS encoding cyclase family protein, with the protein product MKIVDLSLPIDDQAFEVHPLRIERTSHSEGVEKLNKVLMSRDSESKARYEQGERMIKKEDLPDEEFLSLEMVYSSVHSGTHLDYSYHYGSKSQGRPSKTADEIPLDWCYQQGVKIDLTHKKPEEVITAQDIDAGLKKINYSLKPLDIVLLHTGSDKLFGKKEYFSDYPGIDVSVIDYLLERQVNIFGVDTMGIDRPYKFMIKEFQELKDPKKLWPTHFYGRKREFIHIERLANLDKLPDFGFKVICFPVRIRKTGAAWARVVAMVDN
- a CDS encoding MFS transporter — encoded protein: MPKGSFLIFCLIFIAIAFSLSATAALVPTIAEYFGVAKNIAVRLTWIYMLPYGIFAFFWGPLSRSVTVKNLLLISIIGFSVSTLLFSVSQSINQAFLFRFMMGCFGSGFVPLAFITIGKAVDSDKKAKHLGTFFALSTVSACLGVFLSGFLPWRAIYLTPVVLCFFIFILILLYLEDFDFRGEKFKISYFETFKDKQALRLFLAVGLGSFLFHGLQQNLGVYLSERFALRQVAISSIFTISTVCAIVIRFLGGFLSSTFGNIKITRIGYISMSVFTAILLFSWQYQLIILTIVFWGAGWALSHTGLSAYLAHLPDKILRDASSLNSSLRLGFGGLGAFFGSLLASSIIGFKILFFIMTIILFFLGFFMNRLLDNSTKTLKGQSH
- a CDS encoding B12-binding domain-containing radical SAM protein, which codes for MKILFVSPKVGAWATHGEHFAPNQLYAQWAAYIREHGYNDLQVLDCTVLGIALDQLGEKVKDINPDLVLLGDMIHCAVGFGVVWHFNQAAAKIKQVLPNVKVVVGGLWYSATPIETLEDNPAIDHVVMAEEEGFLDLVQTIEAGTSTKDVAGTASRIDGKPQMGPHRPLMTDLDSLPLPAYDLFPMDKYVGHTHWKPFVEMITSRGCPSACTFCYEWNQYDPRSPNDFLTWRAKSPERVIEELELLHHKFGTKVVVIQDDNFNVDADRVEKFCNLKKEKGNPIKWVSLGRAIDWVNCEKILPLMKETGLFMGVFGIEVTTPEELKKIAKGVTIEHIKKTIDILRAQDVAVVADIMIGFDHDTEQIVKQRHEFTDTVDPDILWVGYVTPAPNSPMWRIGLKKGWFDPRKIDFRKWDFLHPVIPTDHLTIEDLGRLGAWSMREFFSKPGRIQRIMTSDFDPLAKLCFQDVMQGVAKWEEGAVKGEKHI
- a CDS encoding amidohydrolase: MSILCDSHIHFIPEKLSAYTAFYKGVWTDRDALFAYLDKHNIEKALLCYPSTDAHLKLEVFARVCDIYNSALEEITKENSKIIGAGIVDTESLATVAFQVEELKQRGFGAISIASSHNGKFLVKELEPLFEAAESNNLPIFVHPQTINPIGFERVKDPLLMPVLEYSFDASIFLGLLMVEGILEKYKLNFIFSSLGGVVPFLKDRFDRVYAMLRKREIVKDLGKSPSEILKNVYVDTSGGSLKNIELAIDLFGQDRLLWGSDYPVCGDVNNSLKMLDSLGGKVKEKITHKNFFNIFG
- a CDS encoding 2-dehydropantoate 2-reductase → MKIAVLGCGAIGGLFLGYLAKDGHDVVGVVRDHQKGLLLKEGLSLEGVRGSHKQEVKVDTKLTERVDLAIFATKVNDLEAIINDNFEFLKNSLALTTQNGIQADHIVNSFIPENKILSGIVMFGATFYSPDKVIHNFEGELVLGNIYNTKVEKYEEVVNLLKPAFNVVSSDNIKGAKYLKLFVNLNNCIPAILGVSMQEAFVDIDLARLAIKLNKEAYEIITKANIELASLLTYPKERIEGLVKMPLDEAAGLFSKIMTNLSKEPLYGSILQSIKRGKKSEIDYINGEIIHQAIANCEPAKLNQKIVELVHNLEETGRFLSKEELLREINSINS
- a CDS encoding beta-ketoacyl-[acyl-carrier-protein] synthase family protein, which produces MRRVVITGVGIISGAGEDKHEFYNNLIEGRSSVELVENFDVSIFVSKIASQVLGFDPLNYGIAEHKRMDRYVQFAVAAAKQAVSDSKIDFESVDRRRCGVVLANAICGTRFMEEEFLLVTEWGKKPIDPRKGRPYLYDAAMFNSPSAEVGAVYGTQGMNCTVSTGCTAGSDSIGFAYELIREGRQEFIIAGASEAPVTPITFGAFDVVNVLAKNNDEPHKASRPFDNKRNGFVISEAAGIVIMEELEHAKKRGAPIYAEVLGYGTSCNAYHMTDLPASGEPMARCMEEAIKEAGIKKEEIGYINAHGSSTRQNDTFETDAYKQVFGDLAYKIPISSIKSMIGHPLAAANAAEAVLCCMIFKGGYLPPTINQEEQDPKCDLDYIPNKKRKLMPNYILKTSSGFSGIHSSIVFKRWEA
- a CDS encoding SRPBCC family protein, which codes for MAHTRNSVVIKATYDKVFDMSNDISRWKEFFKEYVESDVLETSGNKIVFKLTHENGRSWESYRLLFKEDKFAYASRVEPMAPFEFMKIIWLYREVEGGTEMTWIQDFKMAAGAKFNDEQAEKMINDHSLSNMKIFKEIIEKE
- a CDS encoding beta-ketoacyl-[acyl-carrier-protein] synthase family protein; the protein is MERIAITGIGVVSPCGLKKETFWANLKRGGSFIDEVNRFDSSGYPSRIAGQVHELDHYTHLSGRLVKKIDVFSHMALVSCEQALKDSKIDLDNIDKNKVGVFMGNALGGWLFAETELRDMYIEGREGISPYMASAWFPAAPQGQVTIYYGFKGYSKTIVADKASSALALWYGAKTVAQGKNDYVVAGGMEAPISPYALLCANSRGGLSKNNLNFKKAYRPYDLYRDGFVIAEGSGTVLLERESQAKKRGVPVYGFIKGIGFSSDGYHYSRYRPDSSNFEYAIEECLKDAGWKKDAVDYICLDAEASELGDYLETRSLKNVFGTRIKDIALSAPKSMYGNLLGAQTALDLISTLFSMKSSTILPTINYEMKDPCCDLDYTPNKSREAEVKKALILARGRGGINVVLAIEKE
- a CDS encoding acyl carrier protein: MALKEEVIELICKTLDIGKEELKEDQKMYDSIGVDSTEVVELVVALKKNFQVNLEADEVTKFSTPLEITETISKKKQ